In Quercus robur chromosome 11, dhQueRobu3.1, whole genome shotgun sequence, the following proteins share a genomic window:
- the LOC126706748 gene encoding protein CHROMATIN REMODELING 35-like isoform X1, with translation MKVSSEVENYVSRSYPVTKHDKFKQKKQKSTSRIVNDSEPFASPNLVQMLDTNMFGSVTKEIEALCARRSRLLNHVIAKNPMLPFTFSDVPKNQCKEPMNLVIQKATHLALENIIDLEDDCMLIDALSVVPPVIDLSSDDEDDEHGRHSNICPKVALEPSVKDSIDILKSEDVKGQVEIMIGEADIRRDKGCNFVVEDDVEVEEDSHWSFQEKESNYEPNTVDHSLEDIESKDVQNAADEVDIRIDKDKYDGSGDDMEIEEDNHQIYQKEEHNLQTYAEDNGLTNICKMTVTLECFEDILKSKAVREKVDGIIGKVDMRIIKDGNFGAEDVLVEEESRQLIQEKESNYEINTVDDRLDDKQIKAPRKRDILKSKAEREKVDGIIGKVDMRIIKDGNFGAEDVLVEEESRQLFQEKESNYEINTVDDRLDDKQIKAPSERVRNVADEINIRTDKDKYYDSGEDMVIEEDNYHSHQEEEYNLQSNAKDNGLANMWNEMAVALECSKDIGVDPSTDEHTREGGEECDHSFFLKDDLGYVCRICGVVDKAIESIFEFQYSKGKRTTRTYMRDSQSNNSIGSDKSLPLGVKSSDDDLMANEIFAHPRHSKQMKPHQVEGFNFLCSNLLSNNPGGCILAHAPGSGKTFLVISFIQSFLARYPHARPLVILPKGILATWKKEFQIWQVEDIPLLDFYGSKAESRSQQLDVLRQWVAQKSILFLGYKQFSAIVCDRGTSKVATDCQDILLKVPSILILDEGHTPRNENTDMVHSLSRIQTPLKVILSGTLYQNHVKEVFNILNLVRPKFLRLQASQDIVRRIMSRVQVTSVRKNLKLGMDLAFFDLVEHTLQQKDENSKRKATVIQDLREMTRQVLHYYKGDFLDELPGLVDFNVMLNLSAIQKIEVENLRRLDYFRRNSLGSLVYMHPQLKYFSEKYPSTGDKSLVDDEKIDEMLGNMNVREGVKVKFFLNMLGLCESAGEKLLVFSQYILPLKLLERLSMKVKGWRPQKEIFMITGDSNSEYRERSMERFNSSGDAKVFFGSIRACGEGISLVGASRILILDVHLNPSVSRQAIGRAFRPGQKRKVYTYRLIAADSPEEEDHNTCFRKESISKMWFEWNENCGHSEFEMKTCDVKDCGDPFLESLSLQEDIKLLSQRLEFSC, from the exons ATGAAAGTTAGTTCTGAAGTAGAAAATTATGTTAGCAGATCTTATCCAGTGACTAAGCATGATAAGTTCAAACAGAAGAAACAAAAGTCCACGTCAAGAATTGTTAATGATTCAGAACCATTTGCCAGTCCCAATTTGGTGCAAATGTTGGATACAAATATGTTTGGAAGTGTGACAAAAGAAATAGAGGCCCTTTGTGCACGAAGGTCACGATTGCTGAACCATGTTATTGCAAAAAATCCTATGCTTCCTTTTACATTTTCAGATGTGCCAAAGAACCAGTGTAAAGAGCCTATGAATCTGGTGATTCAGAAGGCCACTCATCTTGCACTTGAAAATATCATTGATTTAGAGGATGACTGTATGTTAATTGATGCCCTTTCAGTAGTTCCACCTGTAATAGATCTTagttcagatgatgaagatgatgaacaTGGGAGGCATTCTAATATATGTCCGAAGGTTGCGTTGGAGCCTTCCGTGAAGGATTCCATT GATATTCTAAAGAGCGAAGATGTAAAGGGGCAAGTAGAAATCATGATTGGCGAAGCTGATATTAGGAGGGATAAAGGTTGTAATTTTGTTGTGGAAGATGATGTAGAGGTTGAGGAAGACAGTCACTGGTCGTTTCaggaaaaagaaagtaattATGAACCTAATACTGTAGATCATAGCCTGGAAGATATAGAAAGCAAAGATGTACAAAATGCAGCTGATGAAGTTGATATCAggatagataaagataaatatgATGGCTCAGGAGATGATATGGAGATCGAGGAAGACAATCACCAAATTTATCAGAAAGAGGAACATAATCTTCAAACATATGCTGAAGACAATGGTCTGACAAATATATGCAAGATGACGGTCACGTTAGAATGTTTCGAG GATATTCTAAAGAGCAAGGCTGTAAGGGAAAAAGTGGATGGCATAATTGGTAAAGTTGATATGAGGATAATTAAAGATGGGAACTTTGGTGCAGAAGATGTACTAGTTGAGGAAGAGAGTCGCCAGTTAATTCAGGAGAAAGAAAGTAATTATGAAATTAATACTGTAGATGATAGGCTGGATGATAAGCAAATCAAAGCTCCAAGGAAAAGG GATATTCTAAAGAGCAAGGCTGAAAGGGAAAAAGTGGATGGTATAATTGGTAAAGTTGATATGAGGATAATTAAAGATGGGAACTTTGGTGCAGAAGATGTACTAGTTGAGGAAGAGAGTCGCCAGTTATTTCAGGAGAAAGAAAGTAATTATGAAATTAATACTGTAGATGATAGGCTGGATGATAAGCAAATCAAAGCTCCAAGCGAAAGGGTAAGAAATGTGGCTGATGAAATCAATATCAGGACAGATAAAGATAAATATTATGATTCAGGAGAGGATATGGTGATTGAGGAAGACAATTACCACTCTCATCAGGAAGAGGAATATAATCTTCAATCAAATGCTAAAGACAATGGTCTGGCTAATATGTGGAATGAGATGGCAGTCGCATTAGAATGTTCCAAG GATATTGGTGTTGATCCTTCAACTGATGAACACACAAGAGAAGGTGGGGAAGAATGTgatcattcttttttcttgaagGACGATCTTGGTTATGTTTGTCGCATTTGTGGAGTTGTTGACAAAGCAATAGAATCCATATTTGAATTCCAATATAGTAAG GGCAAAAGGACTACACGAACTTACATGCGTGATTCTCAGAGTAACAACAGCATAGGGTCAGATAAGAGTTTACCACTTGGAGTTAAATCTTCTGATGATGATCTGATGGCAAATGAGATTTTTGCTCATCCTAGGCATAGCAAGCAAATGAAACCCCATCAAGTGGAGGGCTTCAATTTTCTTTGTAGCAACCTGCTATCTAATAATCCAGGAGGCTGCATTTTGGCCCATGCTCCAGGCTCTGGAAAGACATTTTTGGTTATAAGTTTCATTCAGAGTTTCCTAGCCAGGTATCCCCATGCTAGGCCACTGGTTATTCTACCTAAAGGCATCCTGGCTACCTGGAAGAAAGAGTTCCAAATATGGCAAGTTGAGGACATTCCGTTGCTTGATTTTTATGGTTCAAAAGCAGAGAGTCGATCTCAGCAGCTGGATGTATTGAGACAATGGGTAGCTCAGAAGAGCATCCTATTTCTTGGATATAAGCAGTTCTCTGCCATTGTTTGTGACCGTGGAACTAGCAAGGTGGCAACTGATTGTCAGGATATTCTTCTGAAGGTCCCATCCATTCTTATCTTAGATGAAGGTCATACTCCAAGGAATGAGAACACTGATATGGTTCACTCACTTTCAAGAATCCAAACACCTCTCAAAGTCATTCTTTCAGGTACTCTTTATCAAAATCATGTGAAAGAGGTATTCAACATTTTGAATCTTGTTCGTCCTAAGTTTCTTAGATTGCAAGCTTCCCAAGATATTGTTAGGCGCATTATGAGCAGAGTACAGGTAACAAGCGTGAGGAAGAATTTAAAACTTGGCATGGACTTAGCTTTCTTTGACTTAGTGGAGCACACACTGCAACAGAAGGATGAAAACTCCAAGAGGAAAGCAACTGTCATACAAGACCTCCGTGAGATGACTCGCCAAGTCCTCCATTACTACAAAGGAGATTTCCtggatgagcttcctggactTGTTGATTTCAATGTAATGCTCAATCTCAGTGCAATACAGAAAATTGAAGTTGAAAATTTGAGGAGGTTGGATTACTTCAGAAGAAATTCTTTGGGTAGTCTTGTCTATATGCATCCACAGTTGAAATATTTTTCGGAGAAATATCCATCAACTGGAGACAAAAGTTTAGTTGATGATGAGAAGATAGATGAAATGTTAGGAAATATGAATGTGAGAGAGGGAGTAAAAGTGAAGTTCTTTCTTAATATGTTGGGCCTATGTGAATCGGCTGGTGAGAAGCTGCTGGTTTTTAGCCAATACATATTGCCCCTGAAACTCTTGGAGAGATTATCAATGAAGGTAAAAGGTTGGAGACctcaaaaagaaatttttatgaTAACTGGTGATTCAAATTCCGAGTACAGGGAGCGGTCCATGGAACGCTTTAATAGCTCTGGTGATGCAAAAGTCTTCTTTGGTTCAATCAGAGCTTGTGGGGAAGGTATATCTCTAGTGGGGGCTTCTCGCATCCTAATTTTGGATGTTCATCTTAATCCATCAGTAAGCCGCCAAGCAATAGGCCGTGCATTCCGACCAGGTCAAAAGAGAAAAGTATACACTTATAGATTGATTGCTGCTGATTCACCTGAAGAGGAAGATCACAACACATGCTTCAGAAAGGAGTCGATTTCAAAGATGTGGTTTGAGTGGAATGAGAACTGTGGACATAGCGAATTTGAAATGAAGACTTGTGATGTGAAGGATTGTGGTGATCCATTCTTGGAAAGTCTGTCATTGCAGGAAGATATAAAGCTTTTGTCTCAAAGGTTAGAGTTTTCATGCTGA
- the LOC126706748 gene encoding protein CHROMATIN REMODELING 35-like isoform X2: MKVSSEVENYVSRSYPVTKHDKFKQKKQKSTSRIVNDSEPFASPNLVQMLDTNMFGSVTKEIEALCARRSRLLNHVIAKNPMLPFTFSDVPKNQCKEPMNLVIQKATHLALENIIDLEDDCMLIDALSVVPPVIDLSSDDEDDEHGRHSNICPKVALEPSVKDSIDILKSEDVKGQVEIMIGEADIRRDKGCNFVVEDDVEVEEDSHWSFQEKESNYEPNTVDHSLEDIESKDVQNAADEVDIRIDKDKYDGSGDDMEIEEDNHQIYQKEEHNLQTYAEDNGLTNICKMTVTLECFEDILKSKAVREKVDGIIGKVDMRIIKDGNFGAEDVLVEEESRQLIQEKESNYEINTVDDRLDDKQIKAPRKRDILKSKAEREKVDGIIGKVDMRIIKDGNFGAEDVLVEEESRQLFQEKESNYEINTVDDRLDDKQIKAPSERVRNVADEINIRTDKDKYYDSGEDMVIEEDNYHSHQEEEYNLQSNAKDNGLANMWNEMAVALECSKDIGVDPSTDEHTREGGEECDHSFFLKDDLGYVCRICGVVDKAIESIFEFQYSKGKRTTRTYMRDSQSNNSIGSDKSLPLGVKSSDDDLMANEIFAHPRHSKQMKPHQVEGFNFLCSNLLSNNPGGCILAHAPGSGKTFLVISFIQSFLARYPHARPLVILPKGILATWKKEFQIWQVEDIPLLDFYGSKAESRSQQLDVLRQWVAQKSILFLGYKQFSAIVCDRGTSKVATDCQDILLKVPSILILDEGHTPRNENTDMVHSLSRIQTPLKVILSGTLYQNHVKEVFNILNLVRPKFLRLQASQDIVRRIMSRVQVTSVRKNLKLGMDLAFFDLVEHTLQQKDENSKRKATVIQDLREMTRQVLHYYKGDFLDELPGLVDFNVMLNLSAIQKIEVENLRRLDYFRRNSLGSLVYMHPQLKYFSEKYPSTGDKSLVDDEKIDEMLGNMNVREGVKVKFFLNMLGLCESAGEKLLVFSQYILPLKLLERLSMKVKGWRPQKEIFMITGDSNSEYRERSMERFNSSGDAKVFFGSIRACGEGISLVGASRILILDVHLNPSVSRQAIGRAFRPGQKRKVYTYRLIAADSPEEEDHNTCFRKESISKMWFEWNENCGHSEFEMKTCDVKDCGDPFLESLSLQEDIKLLSQR; encoded by the exons ATGAAAGTTAGTTCTGAAGTAGAAAATTATGTTAGCAGATCTTATCCAGTGACTAAGCATGATAAGTTCAAACAGAAGAAACAAAAGTCCACGTCAAGAATTGTTAATGATTCAGAACCATTTGCCAGTCCCAATTTGGTGCAAATGTTGGATACAAATATGTTTGGAAGTGTGACAAAAGAAATAGAGGCCCTTTGTGCACGAAGGTCACGATTGCTGAACCATGTTATTGCAAAAAATCCTATGCTTCCTTTTACATTTTCAGATGTGCCAAAGAACCAGTGTAAAGAGCCTATGAATCTGGTGATTCAGAAGGCCACTCATCTTGCACTTGAAAATATCATTGATTTAGAGGATGACTGTATGTTAATTGATGCCCTTTCAGTAGTTCCACCTGTAATAGATCTTagttcagatgatgaagatgatgaacaTGGGAGGCATTCTAATATATGTCCGAAGGTTGCGTTGGAGCCTTCCGTGAAGGATTCCATT GATATTCTAAAGAGCGAAGATGTAAAGGGGCAAGTAGAAATCATGATTGGCGAAGCTGATATTAGGAGGGATAAAGGTTGTAATTTTGTTGTGGAAGATGATGTAGAGGTTGAGGAAGACAGTCACTGGTCGTTTCaggaaaaagaaagtaattATGAACCTAATACTGTAGATCATAGCCTGGAAGATATAGAAAGCAAAGATGTACAAAATGCAGCTGATGAAGTTGATATCAggatagataaagataaatatgATGGCTCAGGAGATGATATGGAGATCGAGGAAGACAATCACCAAATTTATCAGAAAGAGGAACATAATCTTCAAACATATGCTGAAGACAATGGTCTGACAAATATATGCAAGATGACGGTCACGTTAGAATGTTTCGAG GATATTCTAAAGAGCAAGGCTGTAAGGGAAAAAGTGGATGGCATAATTGGTAAAGTTGATATGAGGATAATTAAAGATGGGAACTTTGGTGCAGAAGATGTACTAGTTGAGGAAGAGAGTCGCCAGTTAATTCAGGAGAAAGAAAGTAATTATGAAATTAATACTGTAGATGATAGGCTGGATGATAAGCAAATCAAAGCTCCAAGGAAAAGG GATATTCTAAAGAGCAAGGCTGAAAGGGAAAAAGTGGATGGTATAATTGGTAAAGTTGATATGAGGATAATTAAAGATGGGAACTTTGGTGCAGAAGATGTACTAGTTGAGGAAGAGAGTCGCCAGTTATTTCAGGAGAAAGAAAGTAATTATGAAATTAATACTGTAGATGATAGGCTGGATGATAAGCAAATCAAAGCTCCAAGCGAAAGGGTAAGAAATGTGGCTGATGAAATCAATATCAGGACAGATAAAGATAAATATTATGATTCAGGAGAGGATATGGTGATTGAGGAAGACAATTACCACTCTCATCAGGAAGAGGAATATAATCTTCAATCAAATGCTAAAGACAATGGTCTGGCTAATATGTGGAATGAGATGGCAGTCGCATTAGAATGTTCCAAG GATATTGGTGTTGATCCTTCAACTGATGAACACACAAGAGAAGGTGGGGAAGAATGTgatcattcttttttcttgaagGACGATCTTGGTTATGTTTGTCGCATTTGTGGAGTTGTTGACAAAGCAATAGAATCCATATTTGAATTCCAATATAGTAAG GGCAAAAGGACTACACGAACTTACATGCGTGATTCTCAGAGTAACAACAGCATAGGGTCAGATAAGAGTTTACCACTTGGAGTTAAATCTTCTGATGATGATCTGATGGCAAATGAGATTTTTGCTCATCCTAGGCATAGCAAGCAAATGAAACCCCATCAAGTGGAGGGCTTCAATTTTCTTTGTAGCAACCTGCTATCTAATAATCCAGGAGGCTGCATTTTGGCCCATGCTCCAGGCTCTGGAAAGACATTTTTGGTTATAAGTTTCATTCAGAGTTTCCTAGCCAGGTATCCCCATGCTAGGCCACTGGTTATTCTACCTAAAGGCATCCTGGCTACCTGGAAGAAAGAGTTCCAAATATGGCAAGTTGAGGACATTCCGTTGCTTGATTTTTATGGTTCAAAAGCAGAGAGTCGATCTCAGCAGCTGGATGTATTGAGACAATGGGTAGCTCAGAAGAGCATCCTATTTCTTGGATATAAGCAGTTCTCTGCCATTGTTTGTGACCGTGGAACTAGCAAGGTGGCAACTGATTGTCAGGATATTCTTCTGAAGGTCCCATCCATTCTTATCTTAGATGAAGGTCATACTCCAAGGAATGAGAACACTGATATGGTTCACTCACTTTCAAGAATCCAAACACCTCTCAAAGTCATTCTTTCAGGTACTCTTTATCAAAATCATGTGAAAGAGGTATTCAACATTTTGAATCTTGTTCGTCCTAAGTTTCTTAGATTGCAAGCTTCCCAAGATATTGTTAGGCGCATTATGAGCAGAGTACAGGTAACAAGCGTGAGGAAGAATTTAAAACTTGGCATGGACTTAGCTTTCTTTGACTTAGTGGAGCACACACTGCAACAGAAGGATGAAAACTCCAAGAGGAAAGCAACTGTCATACAAGACCTCCGTGAGATGACTCGCCAAGTCCTCCATTACTACAAAGGAGATTTCCtggatgagcttcctggactTGTTGATTTCAATGTAATGCTCAATCTCAGTGCAATACAGAAAATTGAAGTTGAAAATTTGAGGAGGTTGGATTACTTCAGAAGAAATTCTTTGGGTAGTCTTGTCTATATGCATCCACAGTTGAAATATTTTTCGGAGAAATATCCATCAACTGGAGACAAAAGTTTAGTTGATGATGAGAAGATAGATGAAATGTTAGGAAATATGAATGTGAGAGAGGGAGTAAAAGTGAAGTTCTTTCTTAATATGTTGGGCCTATGTGAATCGGCTGGTGAGAAGCTGCTGGTTTTTAGCCAATACATATTGCCCCTGAAACTCTTGGAGAGATTATCAATGAAGGTAAAAGGTTGGAGACctcaaaaagaaatttttatgaTAACTGGTGATTCAAATTCCGAGTACAGGGAGCGGTCCATGGAACGCTTTAATAGCTCTGGTGATGCAAAAGTCTTCTTTGGTTCAATCAGAGCTTGTGGGGAAGGTATATCTCTAGTGGGGGCTTCTCGCATCCTAATTTTGGATGTTCATCTTAATCCATCAGTAAGCCGCCAAGCAATAGGCCGTGCATTCCGACCAGGTCAAAAGAGAAAAGTATACACTTATAGATTGATTGCTGCTGATTCACCTGAAGAGGAAGATCACAACACATGCTTCAGAAAGGAGTCGATTTCAAAGATGTGGTTTGAGTGGAATGAGAACTGTGGACATAGCGAATTTGAAATGAAGACTTGTGATGTGAAGGATTGTGGTGATCCATTCTTGGAAAGTCTGTCATTGCAGGAAGATATAAAGCTTTTGTCTCAAAG GTAa
- the LOC126706715 gene encoding BEL1-like homeodomain protein 6, producing MATFYTSSNNQRDSAPMLYLREHLPSSYAEAPVIPGNMMMYMNSGPYSDALAGNSQQQNNCMEIPSLGASNSTPQQQEIMSNLGGSHIAEHDFNAWREARNEMLVTHPMGGAASILHSGQNLQGQGLSLSLGTQMPSGIQMSSIPYRNPNPGFASFLSPNSSISGDSADRNGSSRDEQLRNAEYLPPGFPGGNQDLNKGDSSPYGMPSIVRNVPNSKYLKVAQQLLDEVVNVRKALKQADMKNESTHEKNSKEGDGGSKNENALPPSGVSSNPQESAGNTLCELSHAEKQDLQNKLTKLLSMSDEVDRRYKQYYHQMQIVVSSFDVIAGCGAAKPYTALALQTISRHFRCLRDAITGQIRATRKSLGEQDTSGSSRGVGITRLRYVDQHLKQQRALQQLGMMQQHAWRPQRGLPESSVSILRAWLFEHFLHPYPKDSDKIMLARQTGLTRSQVSNWFINARVRLWKPMVEEMYKEETGDMEMDSNSSSENAVKATKGDNRTSEERGDDLQQSASSTATERCSTGQLMDSKSNHVPDVEMAGSSVVNFHNGSRGEGENEYGLVKRREEQRPNVDDCSLFPDAMMQSDAASERFMAAAYHMSELGRFGSGSGVSLTLGLQHCEDGSLPMSSGNHHSFMSMRGDEIYSAAASSVGPETADFECMNPGNQQHRFSSSHLLHDFVV from the exons ATGGCGACTTTTTACACTAGTTCAAATAATCAAAGAGATTCTGCACCAATGCTTTATTTAAGGGAACATTTGCCTAGTTCATATGCAGAAGCACCAGTTATTCCTGGTAATATGATGATGTATATGAACTCTGGGCCATATTCAGATGCTTTGGCTGGGAATTCTCAGCAGCAAAACAATTGCATGGAAATTCCATCATTGGGTGCTTCAAATTCCACCCCGCAGCAGCAAGAAATCATGTCAAATCTTGGTGGGTCGCACATTGCGGAACATGATTTCAATGCATGGAGGGAGGCTAGAAATGAGATGCTAGTTACACACCCAATGGGAGGTGCTGCTAGCATTCTTCATAGTGGACAAAACTTGCAGGGTCAGGGATTATCCCTCAGCCTTGGTACACAAATGCCATCAGGAATTCAAATGTCATCTATCCCATACCGGAATCCTAATCCAGGATTTGCTTCATTCTTGAGTCCTAATTCATCAATTTCAGGTGATAGTGCTGACAGGAATGGCTCTTCTAGAGATGAGCAATTGAGAAATGCTGAATACTTGCCACCTGGTTTCCCTGGAGGCAATCAAGATTTAAATAAAGGGGATTCATCTCCGTATGGGATGCCGAGCATAGTGAGAAACGTTCCCAATTCCAAATATCTCAAGGTAGCACAACAACTGCTTGATGAAGTAGTTAATGTCCGCAAAGCTCTAAAGCAGGCTGATATGAAAAATGAAAGCACACATGAAAAGAATTCCAAGGAGGGTGATGGGggatcaaaaaatgaaaatgcgTTGCCACCAAGTGGAGTGTCTTCAAACCCTCAAGAATCAGCTGGGAACACTCTGTGTGAGCTTTCTCATGCTGAAAAACAAGATTTGCAGAACAAATTGACAAAATTATTGTCCATGTCAGATGAG GTTGATAGAAGGTACAAACAGTATTATCATCAGATGCAGATTGTGGTGTCATCATTTGATGTGATTGCAGGATGTGGGGCAGCTAAACCATATACAGCACTTGCTCTCCAGACTATCTCCCGCCACTTTAGGTGCTTGCGTGATGCAATCACTGGTCAAATTCGAGCAACTCGTAAAAGCCTTGGGGAGCAAGATACTTCTGGAAGCAGTAGAGGAGTTGGAATAACTCGCCTCCGATATGTGGACCAGCATCTCAAGCAACAAAGGGCTCTTCAGCAGCTTGGTATGATGCAGCAACATGCATGGAGGCCACAAAGGGGACTGCCTGAAAGTTCCGTTTCAATTCTTCGTGCTTGGCTGTTTGAGCATTTCCTTCATCC ATATCCAAAGGATTCTGATAAGATCATGCTAGCAAGGCAGACAGGCTTGACTAGAAGTCAG GTCTCGAACTGGTTTATAAATGCACGTGTGCGTCTCTGGAAGCCCATGGTAGAGGAGATGTACAAAGAAGAGACTGGAGATATGGAGATGGACTCTAATTCTTCATCAGAAAATGCAGTCAAGGCAACAAAAGGTGATAACAGGACTTCCGAGGAAAGAGGGGACGATTTGCAACAAAGTGCAAGTTCAACAGCCACTGAGAGATGTAGCACTGGTCAACTCATGGACTCCAAATCCAATCATGTTCCTGATGTAGAAATGGCAGGGTCCAGTGTAGTCAATTTCCATAATGGGAGTCGTGGAGAAGGTGAAAATGAATATGGGTTAGTGAAGCGAAGGGAGGAGCAAAGGCCTAATGTGGATGACTGTAGTCTCTTCCCTGATGCAATGATGCAGTCTGATGCAGCCAGTGAAAGGTTCATGGCAGCTGCATATCACATGTCTGAGTTGGGGAGGTTCGGGAGTGGAAGTGGAGTGTCTCTCACATTGGGGTTGCAGCACTGTGAGGATGGCAGCCTCCCCATGTCTAGTGGGAACCATCACAGTTTCATGTCGATGAGAGGGGATGAAATTTACAGTGCTGCAGCATCATCTGTAGGGCCCGAAACTGCTGATTTTGAATGCATGAATCCTGGTAACCAGCAACACAGGTTTAGTTCTTCCCATCTATTACATGATTTtgtagtgtga